Proteins from one Thermus oshimai DSM 12092 genomic window:
- a CDS encoding transposase — MFNRGAHLRRRRCPLDQDTLRILLREAVRETVAEVLQTVLELDRTAFLQVHGGRRNGYYPRKLETTFGQVDLKVPRDRESRYYPAFLKP; from the coding sequence GTGTTTAATAGGGGGGCACACCTTAGACGGAGGAGGTGCCCCTTGGATCAGGATACCCTGCGGATCTTGCTGAGGGAAGCGGTGCGGGAGACAGTAGCCGAGGTTCTGCAGACGGTTCTGGAGCTGGACCGGACGGCCTTCTTGCAGGTGCACGGAGGCCGCAGGAACGGCTACTACCCCCGCAAGCTGGAGACCACCTTCGGCCAGGTGGACCTGAAGGTCCCTAGGGATCGGGAATCTCGGTATTACCCGGCTTTCCTTAAGCCCT